The Lacticaseibacillus pabuli region AACAACTTTGGTAACACGGTTGATGGAAACAACGGTGTCTTCCAATTCAAGCTGGTTTGGATCGATGTAATTTGCCATGTGTTGGATATCCTCCTTTTCCTTAGAATTCGAGACCGTTCTCACGAGCAGCTGCAGCAAGTGCAGCTACACGCCCGTGATAGAGGTATCCACCACGGTCAAAGATGACGTTTGTCTTACCGGCAGCAACCGCACGCTTGGCAACGAGTGCACCAACCTGCTTAGCCTGTTCGGTCTTGTTAGCGTCATCGCTAACTTCTTTATCAAGAGTGGAGGCACTTGCTAGCGTCACACCCGCTACGTCATCAATCAACTGAGCGTAGATGTTTTTGTTAGAACGGAATACGTTCAAGCGTGGGCGCTCGCTCGTACC contains the following coding sequences:
- the rplR gene encoding 50S ribosomal protein L18, producing the protein MNIVISKPDKNKTRAKRHARVRGKISGTSERPRLNVFRSNKNIYAQLIDDVAGVTLASASTLDKEVSDDANKTEQAKQVGALVAKRAVAAGKTNVIFDRGGYLYHGRVAALAAAARENGLEF